The following is a genomic window from Tripterygium wilfordii isolate XIE 37 chromosome 19, ASM1340144v1, whole genome shotgun sequence.
CCTGACGTGGCCTACCAAGATGATGCCGCTGCTGCCAGTACCAATAACGGGAACAACAATGGCGGCAGCAGAAACGACGTGGAAGAGAGCAAGGATGCTTATCCCCAGGTTGAACCGATTCCAGGTACTTCTCAAGTATCTTTATCAGGTGTTGCTGGTGAAAGTAGTGTTTCTAGGGTTGCTGGTTATGAAAGTCAGGGGTATAAGGGGCCATCTTATTTGGGCCCAGCTGGATCGGGAGGGATTAGGGTTGAATTGGGGCAAGGTTCTAGTAAAGTAAGCGAGGTTGAGAATCAAAGTgctaatattaataatattattattaacacCATTAGCGTTAACAACAGTAGTGTGGCTATGCATCAACAGCAAGAGCCACAACAGGTGCCACCGCATCCTGCTCCTGTGGGGAATATAGGGACTCTAGTCAATGATAATGTGAATAGAAACATGAATGTTGCTGTTGGTGGTGCTGGAAATTCTGCTCATAATGTTGGTGGTGTGGGTGGGGGTGGAGGTGGTGGCACAATCTTATTTGTCGGGGATTTGCATTGGTGGACGACAGATGCGGAGCTTGAGGCAGAGTTGGTGAAGTATGGGTCTGTGAAGGAAGTGAAATTTTTTGATGAGAAGGCAAGTGGGAAATCAAAAGGTTATTGCCAGGTGGAGTTTTATGATCCGGCTGCAGCCACGGCTTGCAAGGAGGGTATGAATGGGCAACTTTTTAATGGGCGGCCCTGTGTGGTGGCTTTTGCTTCACCTTATACTGTTAAGAGGATGGGAGAGGCCCAGGTCAACAGGAATCAGCAGGGGGTTGCGCCTGCTAGAAGGGGGCCTAATGATGCTGGGGGAAAGGGTGGTCCAGGTGCTGGTCCTAGTGCTGGTGGGAATAATATGGCAGGTGGTGGGCCTGGTGGCAATTATCAAGGTGGTGATGGTAATAGAGGGTATGGTAGAGGAAATTGGGGGAGGGGTAATGCACAGGGAATGGGAAGTAGGGGACCTGGTCCAATGAGGAATAGGCCTGGTGGGATGGGTGGTAGAGGTTTAATGGGCAACGGTGGAAATGGGTTTGGCCAAGGCATTGGTGCAGCTTCTCCAATGTTGCACCCTCAGTCAATGATGGGACAGGGTTTTGATCCTGCATTTGGTGGGCCAATGGGGAGAATGGGAAGTTATGGAGGCTTTCCTGGAGCTCCTACACCTCCATTTTCTGGTGTTTTATCTTCATTTCCGCCTGTGGGAGGTATGGGTTTTCCTGGTGTGGCTCCTCATGTGAATCCAGCCTTTTTTGGCAGAGGGATGCCTATGAATGGAATGGGGATGATGCCGTCTGGTGGTGTTGATGGGCCTAATATGGGAATGTGGGCAGATCCTAGTATGGGTGGATGGGGTGGTGAAGAGCATGGTGGTGGAAgagcaggtgagtctagttatGGAGAGGAAGCTGTGTCCGACCATCAATACGGTGAGGTGAGTCATGACAGAGGAGGCTGGCAAAATCCTGGGAAGGACAAAGATAGGGCTTCGGAGAGGGACTGGTCTGGTTCTTCCGATAGAAGGTATCGTGATGATAGAGATACTGGATATGAAAGAGATTTGCCTAGAGAAAAGGATACGGGTGGTCAAGACCACGAATGGTCAGAAAGAAGGCATCGTGATGACAGAGATGTTGTTAAAGAACGAGACAGAGATCGTGAAAGGGATCGAGAACATTCTCGTGATCGTGATCGAGAGCGTGACAGGGATCGTGATCGTGAAAGGGAACGTGATCGATACAAGGATGACAGAGATAGATATGTCGATCATCATAGATACAGAGACCGGGAAGTGGAGCATGATGATGAATGGGACAGGGGAAGGTCATCGAGAACTCACAGCAAGTCACGGTTGTCGCATGATGAGGAACATAGGTCAAGATCTAGGGATGCTGATTATGGGAAGAGGCGAAGGCTTACCTCAGACTGACCATAGCATGTTTCTTATTTTGGAACTCTAATGTGATCAAAGAAGTTGGGAAGTTTTCAAACTTCATTTTCTCATGATCACTTGGGGGCTATCTTCTGAGTGGTGTTCTTTTGGTCGCTGATTCTTGGACAGCTATCTTGAGTTCATGCCCTTCCATTGCATCTTTCATGGGAGCTTGTTTCATCCTCACATGAAAGAAGTGAGTTCTTGAACTTTTATGTTTTGGTGTGACTTTTATTTACCCGTTCTTTTCTATTGGTCAGCATTGTACTTGGAATCCTTTATGAGTATGCCATGCTGCTATGCTTGTTAGTGGTTGTTAGCCAAGTAAGAACCAGCATGCAATGAACTCTATTTGGCATAAAAATACGTCGAATTTGGAATCTATAATGAGTATGCTATACTGTTAAACATGTAGTTAGTGGCTGACTGGCTGTTAAACCAGTTAGGAACTAGCGGACTATGAATGTGTATGTCTCAGTTTCTATATTATCATTTGGAGCTTGTTTGTATTGAGGCGTACCATGCTGTAGTAAAAATATCTGaggttctctctcttttttttttgcctctctTTGGACCCCAGTTATTGACTGGCACCTAATCACCTACTTCCAATTGTTATGCATGATCCTTGTGAAGTTAAGTGTAAAGAATCTTGGATGtagaaatatgattattttttttccgtgttttgattaaaaaaaaagttattcttGCGTTGGTTCACTTTTCCAGAATTTGCCACTGTTCTTTGTGCCCCAAACATTATACTTTTAGCAATTCTTGGAGTCAAATCCTGTATCCTTTTCTGTAATCATTCCTTTAACTTATACTATTCCCTTTCAAATAAATTGTCAAAGGCTTGTAGAGAAAATCTATACCAATAACACTTGAAAAAAAGTATGTAGTGTTTTCTTCCTGGAGCTGTGGCCTGTGGGGCATGCTATAGATGTAGCATCATGATCTTGGGAAGTTAGTTGATAATACTTATGAATTATATTATGATAAGCTTCCTTTCTTCCTTTCCTTTGGGATCTTCTGGTCTGCCCCAGTTGGTTAGTTGAGTGGTCGCATGGGTTGACCAGAATTGCCTAGTGTGTTAAAAGTTTTTATTATCAGTGAATGACTGGTAGATACTGTTGAATATTTTCCTTGAGATATTTTCACCTTGAATTCGTTGTGATGATTTCTTTGTCTTTTCGCttatggtttttgatttttgggaGAAAATGTTTTTGTAGTTATTGTCAACCTTGCTGAAAATAAACGTTTCAATACTTATTTTTGGAATTGTAGCTTAAAGGACATTTGATCTTTGAGAATGGAAGCTGTTCATCAGAGCTAGAGTTTCCCCTGGGTATGGAAGAGGATGCCAAGCTTCTTTGTTGAAGACACATCGCCAGCATTGATGTAGAAGTTTTACTTTTGGTTTTCAGTTTCTAGCTTTCCTTTCCATTTGATGTTTTATTTAGTTGGAACTTGATTAAATCAATGTTGTGGATGATGCTATGGCTTGGAATTGCTGACGTTGAGCTGTACTAGATTGTTTTAGAACTTACTGTTTGAATGATGTAGTTGGATTTAGCCTAGATGATGTTATAACGTGTCTGTTCTCTTTCTGCCTTTCTGGCTAGTTGTATCATTTCTAttccttttgttgttgtttttttgttttgaagtaCATCCCCATTTTGACCATGCAGTATCCTGTGAAGAGTATGTAGCTTATTTTTTCGTTGCAATTGTTTTGGCCCTGAGAATTGTACAGATGAGAGTTGTACATATTTTGTATAGAATGATTTACatttgattagattttgtgAATGTACAGTTTATTTAATGCCTTATACTACACCTTTTGTAATCAACCTTTTTCTTGGACTGAAGTTTCTGATTTCTGTACGAAGTATTTTGTTAGCTTAGTTTTGCTCATGGACTGCATCCACCTTGGTTTGAGTTGGTAAACTGCTACCATCAATGCGGGATCATCTGCAGACTAAATTTTCTATTATTTGTGACTTGATTTAATTAGAGTTTTGCACAACattgaagtttatttttttaaagttgaTTTTCATACAGATCAGAGAGAATTCCTTCAATATGTTGGACGTTATTTTGCCTACCTTTctcggattttttttttcatatgcaAATGCTCTTTGATACTTGTACTTGGTGTGGAACTTTTCTTTGATTTGTAGTGGAAGTGTCTTCTACCAAATGTTTCTGTATACTGACTGGTTCCCGGAACCATTAGTGGAGATGATTCTGGAAAACATTCCTTTTGTGTTTTCATTCGGCTTTCTTGATCCTTTCTCATTGCTTTTACCATATCTTCTTTGTTGGATGCTCTTACAATTTGATCATATATGTGAATGTTGATTTGATTGGCCTAGCTTGTTTGAAGCATTTTACCTTCAAATCGTGTAATATGGATGTGAAAGCAGTCCTCTGATGATACTGGTTTTGGCAGGCTTAACTGAGAAACTAATGACTTGAGCTCTCGCTCTCACTGTGCCATTAGCTGTGCTTATTAGCAACTTTGTGGTGCTTCTGCTTTTATTGTTACCACTTACCAAATACCAATTCTGCTTTTCATCCTTGTAATGGTTTGTGCCTTTGAgtgtatattttgtttgtggGAGCAATACTCTTATGGTCAGTCACATGCTGAGCTTTGTATTAACTTACCTTGTCATCAGGCATGAAATTTATGTGCACGTAGGCCTAACAGTTTGAGTTTAGGCTAAAGAACAAACTTGTATAGTGTCAGTCGATAAAAAGAGAGtatatttgttttcaatttgacAATAATCACAGAAGAAAGTTGACATTAACAATCAAATGAATGTACACTAAAACTTGAACCATATAGAACCTAAGACTTCGAAAATGTTTACATGCACACTATACACATTCACATTCCTATCCAATGGCTAAAAAGGGCTATGTCGATTTGGTTCAAGATCACAGTCTAAAGGCCCAGCACAAAGACAGGACTACAGATCCCTGATCCAGCCCATAGTGATGATTTATCTGGGCCGAACCATATTAGCTACAGGCCCAATATGACCAGGCCCGCCCATTTGATGAAACCCGCCAGAACCAGAACCATAAAGATACCCCACCATCCCAACACCACTGCCATTCACATCAACACTCCCCACCCCACCACCGCCGCCGCCGATCTCTTCCTGCGTGTCCCTCTCGCGCACCCCCGCAGCGGTTCTCTCTCCTTCCATTTCCCTAAACCTCTGCAAGTAAACCTTGAGAGGCTCCACGTATTCCTCGAATCCGAGTGTTGTCATGGCCCACAGTAAATCATCTCCGTTGATcgtcttcctcttctctctctggCACTTGTCGGAGGCTTCTCCGGTGACGAAGCTTATGAATTCCGACACACACTCCTGTACTGTCTCTTTAGCGTCCTTTGATATCTTCGCGTTCGCTGGGAGTGCCTTCTTCATGATCCTGCTCACGTTTGCGATTGGAAGTAGCCGGTCTTGCTCTCGTGGTGACGATAGATCGCCAGAATTCGCCGTCGGGTTACCTCCTCCGGAGTCGTTGCCGGAGTCTTCCATTGAATTTGGTGCGCGAGAGAGAATTTGGGAGCGAATGAGTTGAGTCCGTAGGATTGATGTGTTTATAACGACTACAGACGGGACACGTGGATGGTTTTGGACCGTTGTTAGTCGATAAGTGTTTGTATTTGAGGGCTTTTTCTAGCCATCCAATTTTTGAAGGCAAGGATGATCTCGGCcgttgaaaaaaataatatttttgagtgttattttctaaatttttttatcaaaattcatGTAATGCATCTCAAAATATTGAGATTAAGATTTGTTATTGCAATTTTGTGGTTTGATTAAATATTAAGGTACATAAAGATGTATTTATGTATGCAATATTGTGGTTTGATTCTTAGTTAGTTATTTAAAAATGGGTAATGTTAATGAGTGTCCTTAGGCCAATcagataaataagaaaaaaggtTATTAAAACCTGGAAAAGATgtatattttaagtttaaaactatcttcttttttttcgttatctaaaaaatataaagataatTTGGTGGATCTTATTGTGTCTTCCccttgattttttaaaatttttgttaatCGAGAATGACATAActtaagtttgtcatttgaacattcgaCATGAGCCGTTAGATCCATGTGCTGGGCGCATGGTCACGAAAGTATCGCTCAcagtgggaatcgaactcatgacctccTAAATCTATATGGTTTGGTTCTAGAGGGACTCAACACATGGCCACAAAGGTATTATTTACAGTGAGAACTCATGACCTCTTAAGTTCATATAGTTTTGTACCAGAGAGATTCATAAATTAGATTGTCACGCAAgtggttaaattttttttaaccttttgaATGCAAATTTGATGAATGTAATTTTGTCCTCTCATGAATGCAACTAATAAGGAAGCTTTCTAGTGTAGGGTCTAGTGGGATAGGTCACTCTTAACTTGCCATGTGCAcattaaatagcacaaaaaagagaaTACTTTGACATTGCTATCAAGTTTTAAATCCTATTTTTAACTAAATTGATGTTGTAGATAGTATTTTAAGGTAAAAATTTATGGTCTTttcttagaaaaaaaatttatggtctttcttcattattattattttggagATATTTTTGGAATTTAAAATTGGGTTTGGTCTTAAACTCTTGATAATTGTTAATTTACTAAGTTTGCTTATGTGCCTTCCACTTAATTACATTCGTTTACGTATACCAATAAGACTTTCGGTTGACTATATTTCATGAGTGCTCCACTACTTCAGTGGAGCAAAATTGGCTTTAGACCTTCAAGGAATTTGAGTTGTTAGGAGTTGCAAGAACATACATGGGTCATCATGGGCTGCATAGTTGTCTAATGTAGTTGATTGGGCAatgataaaaaacaaaaaaaaaaaacccctttgATGGTGGGGTTTTGTTTTCATTATCATTCGCTTGAGGTGGTAAGTTTTTTAGTCAAAACATATCCTGTAAGAACACGCTCCTCTATACTAGTaacaatttatttgttttgaatCCATTTATATTGAACAACTCGATTTTGTCTTACGCTACTCTACACTAGTAAAACTTTATTCGTTTTGAATCAGTTTATATTGAACCACACGATTTTGTCTTCCTAAACTCAAGACCAACCCATATATTAGTTTAAGCCCAGGAAAAAAAAtgcttgttactagtttgaaaaTGTCTTATTACAtaaacttcaccatcttctcaTGGGTGATGTGGGACAAAAGAATTAGCCCTATCATCACTTAATAGTTTGCCCTACACCACCAAATTTTACACTACAAGAGACTTGTGATCCTGCCCACCCGAGTTGTGCCTGTTCTAATTGACAATCATGCCTGGTACCACTACTCATgcaacaaattaaacaaaaaagaaatttttttttatagtttttgaAAATCAGCACAAATAAGCAAGTTGAACATGACTAAAAGTCTAAGACAAGAAGATGAACAGGCACtaagaaacccaaaaaaatggtCCAACAGAACTGACCATTGATAAGAAGCTCAAGCTGTTCTTTAGTCTCAGTATACATCACCCTCTGCATTTCTTGAGGCCAGTCTAcccaaaatcatcattcattaATCAATCAATGGACCATAACCACATGGGTTATTTGCCAATGATTGAACAGTTGCATATCAAATCATCAGCTAATCCTCACACACTCTCATGCTCagaaaagaaacatgaaaaggaaAACCCAAGTTTCCAGTATGCCATACAAAAGGTCAGTTACATTATACAGAGTAGTATTTCCTACAATACACGTTCATGTGTACAGAAGTAATAAGTTAAAAACATCTAAGACTGCAGTACAGTGGCCTTGCTCGAGTAGCTTCACTTCCTCTTCGAGGGTCTTTAACAAATCCTAATTTTCTTATAGGCAAAATAAACACTACCATTAACTAGACTAGTTATTTTGTGTGTCTAAACAATGCATAGACAACAGCTGAAGTGAGCGAAGATGAGGGCATAGTTAACTAATAATTACTGGACTTTCACCTCGATGGGTGAGGCTTCATTCTCTTGgtcagctgctgctgctgcttcttcttcatcctcatcGTCCACCTCATCAGCTAGTTTCGTAAGTTCTTCCTGGATCATGAGCTTAATGGATGACTTTCTTGGGGTGAGATCGGTATTGAATTGCCCAGCTGAAATATAGCCCAATAACTTtggatttagagagagaaatttcaATGACAGTTTGAGAGTTCATTTTAATGTTACAAAAACTTTGATTGCAGGGAATACCATTTCTCATAATCTATCCGAGTCGAAGAATGtcatccaaaaaaaatactataatGCAGTAAGATGAATGAATACAAAACATATGGATAAAATTCTTGCTGCACCCAAATGAACGGAACAGATCTTAATAGGTGGGATTGTTGGTTTAGAATACCATATATAACTCAAATTTTCACAAATTCGGAAAGGATCTTAAGAATTTGAATGCATACCAAGTTGCTTCAGAATGTCAGTGAATGTAGCCTGCAAGACAAAATGATACAAATTTTTCAGAAAACTCGTTATGAGCAATAAACTAGGAAGGAACTTTATAGCAGCTCATGAGGAGATTGCAATCAGCTTTGAGGCAGGCTTAAGACCTCAGAAACATACCAAGGGTACTTCATCATTTATCTCTTCTAAGAATAGTCAGAACTCAGAAGCGCTAGACACAAAATCACCATTGAGTCTTACCGTATTGAAGTCCACTACTTTGAGAATACCACATATAGCATCTCTAAGCTGATCATCACTAGGAGGCTTTTTCacttttgctttctccttcccttttgtaACATTTTTACCTTCAGAAAGCAAGAACAATATTCATTATGTTGCCAATCGAGGATGAAGAACAACACCTTCAGATGACCATTCAGTTCATAACAAGTTCATTGGCAAAAACCagtaagaacactaatttgaatgaaaggCAAATTCAGGAAAATTTTGAAGGAATTGTATAATGACAAGCTAAGAAACAATGATcctggaagaaaaaaaaccacAGTTACTCTAATTTTTGGGATAAGAAGATTTGGTCATGAGACGATCACACCAGAAGTGAGGGTGTTGAGATATTGCCACTTTACCAGTTTTCTTCTCCTTTGATGCAGATTTCCTTGGAGTTGATTTCTCCTCTTTCACTACTTTTTCAACCTTCTTCCTTGAGGAAACCTTTGGACTTGCATCACTGTCATCATCAGCCGGAAAGCGTTTTGATGATGACATTTTAGGTGTTCTTTTAGGAGTACTGGTTTTATTTGACACACTGATATTCTTTGTTCTGGACTTTCCAGCAGGTTTCTTCTTTTTGAAGGGAGATTTAGAACTGCTTTTGCTTTTCCCTGTGTCCTCTTCAGATTCATCTTTCTCGTCACTTGCAGAATGCTCAAGCATCTCATCATCCGATTTTTCAGTAACACCATTCCTGTTTTCCTCTTCtccatgttcttcatcatctttttcttctaCTTCCTCTTCTgaatcatcttcttctgtaTCAACAGTACTCTTTTTCTCTGACTTTGATGTATCCTCAGCTTTTCTTGAAGACTGCAAATTCGGAAACAAAATCATCTAAGTAAACACACTGGCACAGGATGATAAAAGTTGATAACACATCCCACAGCACACATATGCACAAATATAAAGGCTTTCTACAGCTAGCATGCTACTAGTGCTGCCCGCCCTCTCTACAAAGGACAAGGAAAACGTTAAACGCAGGACCATCAACCATACCATTGTCATTTCAGAAACCAGTACCCAGACATGTACAAGAGAATGGTAAATAAAATCCTACTGGAAGCGAGTTCCTTAATTCCTTTCCACATACAGATAGGATATacaatttctcttttgttttttgaatggaCACTAGACAAGAACCATAACCACAGAAACCTCCTAAGAAGAAGCCTTCTTACAAAGAATCCTTTTTGAATTTAACTAGTCAAAACATGATGAGCAAGCATCCAGCCCCAACCCTGAGATACCACATGGTCAACATTCATGATTCCAGCCCACATCAATTCATGTGAGACCCTTCCATGACAATGCAAACCCCAGAAGAAACTCTTTCAACTACATGGATTCAAAACACAAATCATATCATGTACATCTCAAGGGAGGATATAATACCTTTGCTGAACCTTTTGAAGATACACTTCGAGATTTTGGTGAAGTTTTGGTCACCACCCTCTTTCGCTTTTTGCCCTTATTTGACTAAATATTGAAAAAGCACAAACATTGTCAAAAGAATGCCGGAGCAAGAAGCAATTGTCTACACACAAAAACAGGACTATTGGAAAATGCTagcaaataaaataaacaaaccttCTCCTTTTCCGCAAGAAGCACATCTGTTGTAGCATGAGGGGCCACCAAAAAGTCGATCAACTTTGTAATAATATCTTCCTACATGCCCATATTTAAAATCATTAATGTCATATCCCCTGATATGTTCAGCAAGGTCAATGTGTGCAATTTCATTTCAAGGGGAAAGTTGCACCAATAGGACCTCCTGGGTCCAGAATGAATGTACCAGACACCAAAATTCAACTGATACAGTAATAAATGATTCAATTAAAACTGGATCGGTAAGCTCGTTCCCAGTTCTTGGTGCCAATTAGTAAGTTTGTGTGCTTCAATACAAGTTCAAAGTGGTCAAATCTCTAAACAGTCTATTGGCATAGCATATAGAAGACAACAAaccatccaaaacaaaaaaaggttcTTCCCAATTAGTAGTTGCTAATTTCATGTATAGACAAAATTACAGGACTTGATAAGAAAATATAACCGCATTGGACATAACAAACAAGTGAATAAGTGAGGCTTACAGCAGTATTTAAGCAACCTACCTTCTTTGTAGTAGCCTTGGCAACAGATATATCCAGTATATCACagaactccaacaagttctcTTTATTACATTTGTCGAGCTTTTCCTTCACTCTTGTCTTTTGCTTTTCCTGGAAGAATGGCAGAAGCACCAAGTGGTCAATCAGCTCTTACAATCTACTGCATCATATTCAATTCAACAACTAAAGACTAAGTAATAATCCATTAAATACCAAAACATAGAGACATATATCTTGCAAATACCTTAACATCCAATCTAGATGAAATTCTATTTCTTACATAAGAGATCTTCTGTTACCTCGTTTTCATGCCACACAAAACCAGAAAAACGGGATACATTACTCTTGATCTGGACAGCCTGCAAAAGTAAAGAGTGACAGAAAGAATTTAAAAGCAGCACACTGCAAAAATCTAAACAAAGagttttcatagtataaaatttaTAGTCTGATGCAATACAAGTTCAAGTCGTGTGGATAAAATATAAGAGATAAGAACTCAAACTCGGTGCACAAGGCTTGGTGGTGGTGTAAGGGTCCGGAAGGGCAAATTCATGATAGCCAATAAAAAGGAGGAATGACGTGAACTGTAATATATAACCACGGTAGAAAATGCCAACGTCAACAGGATTTAAGATTACCTTCCCTCTCCTTGCAAAGAGAATTGAATGAAGCAATTTGAATGTGtcatcaagctttcttcttGACAATTTAAATGCCACTGCACCATAAAAAGTAGTCGGAGTTTATGATTAAGATTTAAGACATTCCATTTGATAAAATCCAAGAAGATTATTGGACCCGTTTGGTAGCTGCCCAAAACAATTTTCGGACCATGAATGTACAAATGTTAACAAATTTTGCGAGATCTTAGAAGCAGAAGCCAGGTCCTATAGGTTCTGTTGCTTTGAAGGTTTTACCTGAAACTCTTAAGAACTGCAATCAATGATAGTTAGACATATCGTACAGAGTGGAGAAATTTCAAATCTAAACAAATAAAGTAAATTGGAATTTGAAAGGCACTTTAGCATGATATCAACATGATGACAGATGCATAGTCATTTGGAAGCACTGTTAACAAGCACTTCAGACTATATGCTAGACCATAGAGGCATCGGTCTTTATCCAAGCTTGGCAGCTTATGTAGGAAACTTTCAGACACATTTTACTGTTATCGGTTCTTACCATCAAGGGGCACATTAAACTGAGATTACCTGTTATCTTGTCAAGATTCTAAATTCTGTTGTTAGtatggggaaaaaaatcatttcctTATGCTTTCCTGCAACTTCAAACATCATAAATAGATggaaaacaattttcaattttgtatcCTCTCTTTTTCATCTTCTCCATTAATCATCATATTAAAGTCTACAATATAAATCATAACTATGTTTCTCCCACTTAACATGAAGGCTGATTGAAAGGTATTAATATCAAACACCAAGTGCCTAAAAACCTAATAAGTGTATCAAAGGTCATAAAAATACAAAGTAATCCAAAAGAACGACATGGATAGGCACTACTCATTGTTAATTACATATTAATATTGACATCAATCCAAGAACTGCACAATTATCAAAATTTCACAATTCAAAACAATATCATGAGGGAGAGTAGACAAAACACAACAGAACAAAACACATCGACGAGTGGAAAATTATTCAGCTTAGGTGCCCATGGCAACACTGGTTATAGAGacaaattcaaaacataaaagCAACAGAAGAAGCACGAAGAAAGGAATAAGAACCAAACCATTAGGTATATCTTTCAGGGGCGTGCCACGACCCTGTAAATTTCAAAATAGACTATGAATAAGAGAAATATCCATGAAACAGAGAGCAAAAATCAAAAGAGCATAAATGATCACCTTTTCAATTTGGAAGTCCTTGACAGcatctctctctatagatgcCACCAGCCTTTCGACAGATTTCCGCTCTCGTACAGGCCGATCAGTAGCAGGTGTTCTTTGCTCTGGCTCCTGCTTCTCCTTCACAGCCTTCCTTTTATCTTTCACTTTCTCGACAGCACCCTTCTTTTGACTACTACCCCTTTCTTTTCTACGTTTCTTTGGCCCTTTCTCTTCCtcattgttttctctcttctctccttgtTCAGCATATGACACATCaacctcttctttttcttcagcACAGGACCCAtcaacctcttcttcttcagcaCGGGACCCATCAACCTTCTCTTCTGCCTCTTCTTtatcttccttcttttcttcggTATCCTGGTTTTCTATTGGGCCAGTATCTTGTTCCATTGATTCAGCCTTTGGTTCCTCCTTCTCTTCGATATCCTGATCTTCTTTAGGACCACTATCTTCTTCCATAGATTCTGCCTTTGGttcctccttctcttcttctactTTTTCCACCATGCCATTGCTTTCTTTGCCTTCATTTGCATGTTGGTCTTCATCCATTTTCTCAGTCACCCGTTTCTTATCTTCTTCCATTTCTTTCACACCATCACTTTCCTGTTCTTTCTTAGTCACATCTTCATCCGCCTTATCTGGTAGACAATTTCCATTTGTTGCTAACTCTGGAAGTTCAGTCTTTGAATCTTCCTCACCCATACCTAGACCAAATTCAAGTTAATTCCTTCAGCAAAAGAACTTTGATTGCCGCTAACAAAAGTAACCTgctgatattttaaaaaaaaaactcctcagAAAAAGGGAAGGCGGAAACAAAAAATGGGACGTTAGCTCCGACCATATGGATGGAGCAAATAATTTATTTGCT
Proteins encoded in this region:
- the LOC119986247 gene encoding protein DEK-like isoform X2, coding for MSVEVEDVEDPVNLCMGEEDSKTELPELATNGNCLPDKADEDVTKKEQESDGVKEMEEDKKRVTEKMDEDQHANEGKESNGMVEKVEEEKEEPKAESMEEDSGPKEDQDIEEKEEPKAESMEQDTGPIENQDTEEKKEDKEEAEEKVDGSRAEEEEVDGSCAEEKEEVDVSYAEQGEKRENNEEEKGPKKRRKERGSSQKKGAVEKVKDKRKAVKEKQEPEQRTPATDRPVRERKSVERLVASIERDAVKDFQIEKGRGTPLKDIPNVAFKLSRRKLDDTFKLLHSILFARRGKAVQIKSNVSRFSGFVWHENEEKQKTRVKEKLDKCNKENLLEFCDILDISVAKATTKKEDIITKLIDFLVAPHATTDVLLAEKEKSNKGKKRKRVVTKTSPKSRSVSSKGSAKSSRKAEDTSKSEKKSTVDTEEDDSEEEVEEKDDEEHGEEENRNGVTEKSDDEMLEHSASDEKDESEEDTGKSKSSSKSPFKKKKPAGKSRTKNISVSNKTSTPKRTPKMSSSKRFPADDDSDASPKVSSRKKVEKVVKEEKSTPRKSASKEKKTGKNVTKGKEKAKVKKPPSDDQLRDAICGILKVVDFNTATFTDILKQLAGQFNTDLTPRKSSIKLMIQEELTKLADEVDDEDEEEAAAAADQENEASPIEVKVQ
- the LOC119986247 gene encoding protein DEK-like isoform X1 encodes the protein MSVEVEDVEDPVNLCMGEEDSKTELPELATNGNCLPDKADEDVTKKEQESDGVKEMEEDKKRVTEKMDEDQHANEGKESNGMVEKVEEEKEEPKAESMEEDSGPKEDQDIEEKEEPKAESMEQDTGPIENQDTEEKKEDKEEAEEKVDGSRAEEEEVDGSCAEEKEEVDVSYAEQGEKRENNEEEKGPKKRRKERGSSQKKGAVEKVKDKRKAVKEKQEPEQRTPATDRPVRERKSVERLVASIERDAVKDFQIEKGRGTPLKDIPNVAFKLSRRKLDDTFKLLHSILFARRGKAVQIKSNVSRFSGFVWHENEEKQKTRVKEKLDKCNKENLLEFCDILDISVAKATTKKEDIITKLIDFLVAPHATTDVLLAEKEKSNKGKKRKRVVTKTSPKSRSVSSKGSAKSSRKAEDTSKSEKKSTVDTEEDDSEEEVEEKDDEEHGEEENRNGVTEKSDDEMLEHSASDEKDESEEDTGKSKSSSKSPFKKKKPAGKSRTKNISVSNKTSTPKRTPKMSSSKRFPADDDSDASPKVSSRKKVEKVVKEEKSTPRKSASKEKKTGKNVTKGKEKAKVKKPPSDDQLRDAICGILKVVDFNTATFTDILKQLAGQFNTDLTPRKSSIKLMIQEELTKLADEVDDEDEEEAAAAADQENEASPIEVKVQ